ttaCGTCGAGCAGAGATCGCAAAGCAGCGTCACATGATCCATGTTGTTCTCTTGTTGCTGTGAATACGAATGGGAGCAAGAAGTAGGAGGGTTGAGATGAGAAAAGTTGTTTTCCAATACGCAGCATCCAACGCCACTCACCGACACTCTGCGCCGCTTCTTTGGCACGTACGTCTTCAAGGCACGCaaagctaagctgctgctattattattgctgttagCTGAGCcaccactgctgctgctgctacctcCGCCTCCAGAGATGCCTGCCGGCTCAGAGGCATGAGTGCCCAGATGACGCACTAGAGTCTTGGTGTCCTCGAACGATTTCTGGCAGATCTCACAGACGAGCAGTTTAAAGTTGTTGTAATCACGCAACGTGTGCGGCTCCTCAACTTCATCCTGTGGTATGGAACTCGCCTCTACCTTAACGGCAAAGTCTAACGGCTGCTTGGGCGACAACGCCACCTCTTGGCTATTGTCACTGTTTAAAGGTGCATTGGCGTTATTAGACCAATCAGTGGGCTCCTGCTTGATGCTCAGAAAACTGTGCGGATGTGGCGGTGTAGCCAGGCGGGGTTGCACTTCATAGGACTTGACTGCGTGCTCATAGTGCGGTCCTTCGTGTGGAAAGTAGTGCGAATCATGCGCAATAGCTATCGGCAGTAAGAGATTTAGTTATATCTTGGCCTGTCATATATTTGCAATAACTTACCACGCTCACAGACGCTTTCACGTCGTATTCGTCGTTCAAAAACCAGCCCCACTTCTTCACGTTCGCGCTCACAATGCGGATCTTCTACTAAACGCTCACGATCTCGTTCTCGTTCTCGCTCCCTGTCTCGTTCACGCTCATAATCTGGCCTTCGTAAAGTTGTCTCCACAGCCTCAGTATTGGATGGCGCAGCCAACGGACAGCTGTTGCAGCCGACTTCTGTGCAGATTGACATGGGAGCTGTTAGTGCTGGGGCAGTTGCTGTCGGCTGTGTTAGACTATCGTGTTGGCTGGACGATGCATAACAGCACTTCTCCTCCGGATCAATGGCCACCTCCTTGTTGACAGAGATGCCGCCAGCGtgaagtttgctgctgctgctggccacactCAGCAGACCTGCATGAGTGGCTATTTTTGGAGACTTTACTATAACTGGGCTGTCCTTTGGCATAACGGAAGCGCCCAGACCGCGAAATTGTGAGGGATGCTGATGGGCGTGATGATGATCTAGGGCATAGCGCGTGgagctattgctgctgctgctgttgtttccCTTGCTTGTATACATATCAACgggcagtggcggcggcgccagTGATGTACGCGTGCCATTAGACATATACATAGCGCTCGGTTCccgctgatgatgatggtggtgCAGATGATGTGcggcattattattattgctgcttgtgTTGCCGGAggagttgctgctggtgcggCATAAACCGCGTATTTTTAGTATTTCGCCGCCACGCAGCACTTCGTTGAGTATATCATTTGACACGGTGGCTTCACCACTATACATATACTGCACCAGAATCTGTATGGCACGATGGCTCAGATCCGGAGGAAGCACAATATAAAGCACGCCATTGGGTGCAGTAATGGGCGCCGTCTCGAACATGGTCGCAAAAAACTGACTGCAGGAGCTGAGTATGAATTTGTGCGCCGATATACCCACCGTCGGCATGTCCGAGTTGATGTTACTGCTGTTATACGAACTATACAACATAACATCTGCGAATTTTTCATTTCTGCAagtaatgttttaaaatttgtttatcaaacaatatttatgcatatttagtaCTTACTTGTAAAGCGTAGCTATGGAAGTATTCAAATAGGATAAGTGTGAATCCCACTTAAGATGATAGTTTTCGGCGGCCATGTCTGCGGCCCGGCTGATTAATTTGACACCCTGTTTGTCgtggtttgttgttgttttgtttgcaataaaatcaataacaaaatcaataaGTGGCGCAAACAGAGTCAATATGTAAACAGCCAAGCTgttaaatacacaaaatattatttggttaagccttttaaaaaaaaacacacacacaattgtcTGTTTGAAAGCTTcgcaattcaaattattagtTCCTTGCA
The DNA window shown above is from Drosophila busckii strain San Diego stock center, stock number 13000-0081.31 chromosome 3L, ASM1175060v1, whole genome shotgun sequence and carries:
- the LOC108598436 gene encoding hormone receptor 4 isoform X2, coding for MAAENYHLKWDSHLSYLNTSIATLYKNEKFADVMLYSSYNSSNINSDMPTVGISAHKFILSSCSQFFATMFETAPITAPNGVLYIVLPPDLSHRAIQILVQYMYSGEATVSNDILNEVLRGGEILKIRGLCRTSSNSSGNTSSNNNNAAHHLHHHHHQREPSAMYMSNGTRTSLAPPPLPVDMYTSKGNNSSSSNSSTRYALDHHHAHQHPSQFRGLGASVMPKDSPVIVKSPKIATHAGLLSVASSSSKLHAGGISVNKEVAIDPEEKCCYASSSQHDSLTQPTATAPALTAPMSICTEVGCNSCPLAAPSNTEAVETTLRRPDYERERDRERERERDRERLVEDPHCEREREEVGLVFERRIRRESVCERAIAHDSHYFPHEGPHYEHAVKSYEVQPRLATPPHPHSFLSIKQEPTDWSNNANAPLNSDNSQEVALSPKQPLDFAVKVEASSIPQDEVEEPHTLRDYNNFKLLVCEICQKSFEDTKTLVRHLGTHASEPAGISGGGGSSSSSGGSANSNNNSSSLALRALKTYVPKKRRRVSQQENNMDHVTLLCDLCSTSFETPAEWVRHMNSQHTEIELAMFNSKKDGEQKGCVS
- the LOC108598436 gene encoding uncharacterized protein LOC108598436 isoform X1; translated protein: MAAENYHLKWDSHLSYLNTSIATLYKNEKFADVMLYSSYNSSNINSDMPTVGISAHKFILSSCSQFFATMFETAPITAPNGVLYIVLPPDLSHRAIQILVQYMYSGEATVSNDILNEVLRGGEILKIRGLCRTSSNSSGNTSSNNNNAAHHLHHHHHQREPSAMYMSNGTRTSLAPPPLPVDMYTSKGNNSSSSNSSTRYALDHHHAHQHPSQFRGLGASVMPKDSPVIVKSPKIATHAGLLSVASSSSKLHAGGISVNKEVAIDPEEKCCYASSSQHDSLTQPTATAPALTAPMSICTEVGCNSCPLAAPSNTEAVETTLRRPDYERERDRERERERDRERLVEDPHCEREREEVGLVFERRIRRESVCERAIAHDSHYFPHEGPHYEHAVKSYEVQPRLATPPHPHSFLSIKQEPTDWSNNANAPLNSDNSQEVALSPKQPLDFAVKVEASSIPQDEVEEPHTLRDYNNFKLLVCEICQKSFEDTKTLVRHLGTHASEPAGISGGGGSSSSSGGSANSNNNSSSLALRALKTYVPKKRRRVSVSGVGCCVLENNFSHLNPPTSCSHSYSQQQENNMDHVTLLCDLCSTSFETPAEWVRHMNSQHTEIELAMFNSKKDGEQKGCVS